One window from the genome of Paramormyrops kingsleyae isolate MSU_618 chromosome 3, PKINGS_0.4, whole genome shotgun sequence encodes:
- the LOC140588346 gene encoding uncharacterized protein, giving the protein MFLRFHEFVEDKFISILVVNFERSPLTMENLLSLALSVPSFYWRLTGEELDPSLLHVATARLQVVHHGTETGVQHGDGESPAEEDDHYGQELPSPSSRREASPAPPASTTEDANGLPEALPLAWGEDEPSSPSLSVASDTQPGSQIEPEHAEPSSSTFWIPVGPNSTWQQLEIEGRNYLRKLDELSIPEGLWGITDYGDDHTVLMSVHVSVHVSSSLRTWGVRQEERPPQRPAGTSQRKRKAEPDDTSGSSSPPPHKRPMRF; this is encoded by the exons atgtttttacgct ttcatgagtttgtggaggacaagttcatctccattctggtcgtgaacttcgagaggagcccactgaccatggagaacttgctgtctctggccctcagtgtcccttcattttattggcggctcactggggaggagttggatcccagcctattgcacgtagcaactgcacggctgcaagtggtacatcatggtacagagactggtgtccagcatggggatggagaatcaccagctgaggaggatgaccattacggacaggagctgccatcacccagctctagaagggaggcttcccctgcacctccagcatccacgactgaggatgctaatgggcttcctgaggctctccccttggcctggggtgaagatgagccctcatctccatccttatctgtggcttctgacactcaacctggaagtcagattgagccagaacatgctgagccctccagctccaccttctggatccctgtgggccctaacagcacgtggcagcagcttgagatcgaaggccgcaactacctgcggaagctggatgagctcagcatccccgagggactctggggcattacggactacggtgatgaccacaccgtgctcatgtccgtgcatgtctccgtgcatgtgagcagttctctgcgaacatggggcgtgaggcaggaggagaggcctcctcagaggcccgctggcaccagtcagaggaagcgcaaggccgagcccgacgacaccagcggctcaagttctcctccaccgcacaagaggcccatgcgcttctga